Below is a genomic region from Citrobacter tructae.
GCCTGTTGAAATCTCAGGGGTTGGACGATTATATTTGTAAACGATTCAGCTTGAACTGTCCGGAAGCAAATCTGTCAGAATGGGAACAGGTTATCTACGAAGAAGCCAATCCGGCAGGCGAAGTGACTATCGGTATGGTCGGCAAGTATATTGAACTGCCGGATGCCTATAAGTCAGTTATCGAAGCGCTGAAGCACGGTGGTCTGAAAAATCGTGTTACCGTCAACATCAAGCTGATCGATTCGCAAGATGTTGAAACACGTGGCGTCGAAATTCTGAAAGATTTGGATGCTATCCTGATTCCTGGTGGCTTCGGTTACCGTGGTGTTGAAGGTAAAATCGCGACAGCACGCTTTGCGCGTGAGAACAATATTCCTTATCTGGGCATTTGCCTGGGTATGCAGGTTGCGTTGATTGAGTTTGCTCGTAACGTCGTGGGTATGGACAACGCCAACTCCACGGAATTTGTGCCAGACTGTAAGTACCCGGTGGTGGCCCTGATTACCGAATGGCGTGATGAAGACGGCAACGTTGAAGTCCGTACCGAGAAGAGCGATCTGGGCGGCACAATGCGCCTTGGCGCGCAGCAGTGTCAGTTGGACGATGAGAGTCTGGTGCGTAAGCTGTACGGCACGCCGACAATTGTTGAACGCCATCGCCATCGCTACGAAGTCAACAATATGCTGTTGAAACAAATTGAAGCTGCGGGTCTGCGTGTTGCAGGCCGCTCCGGTGATGATCAGTTGGTCGAGATCATTGAGGTACCGAATCATCCGTGGTTCGTGGCCTGTCAGTTCCACCCGGAATTTACTTCCACGCCACGTGATGGGCACCCGCTGTTTGCCGGCTTCGTGAAAGCCGCCAGTGAACATCAGAAGCGTCAGGCGAAGTAAGAAGTAAAAAGTTAGAACGGCAATGCACCCATCCGGGTGCATTGTTTGTCTGGAGTTTTAGTTTAACTTGTACTGAGGAAAATCTAATGTCCAAAATCGTTAAAATCATCGGTCGTGAAATCATCGACTCCCGTGGTAACCCGACTGTTGAAGCCGAAGTACACCTGGAAGGTGGTTTCGTTGGTATGGCAGCAGCTCCGTCAGGTGCTTCTACTGGTTCCCGCGAAGCACTGGAACTGCGCGATGGCGACAAATCCCGTTTCATGGGTAAAGGCGTACTGAAAGCGGTTGGCGCGGTAAACGGCCCAATTGCTCAGGCTCTGCTGGGTAAAGATGCTAAAGATCAGGCTGGCATCGACAAGATCATGATCGATCTGGACGGTACTGAAAACAAATCCAACTTCGGTGCAAACGCCATCCTGGCTGTGTCCCTGGCGAATGCCAAAGCAGCAGCTGCTGCTAAAGGCCTGCCGCTGTATGCGCACATCGCTGAGCTGAACGGTACTCCGGGCAAATTCTCTATGCCGGTTCCGATGATGAACATCATCAACGGTGGTGAGCACGCTGACAACAACGTCGACATCCAGGAATTTATGATTCAGCCAGTTGGCGCTAAATCCCTGAAAGAAGCCGTACGTATGGGTTCTGAAGTGTTCCATAACCTGGCTAAAGTTCTGAAAGCTAAAGGTATGAACACTGCAGTAGGTGACGAAGGTGGCTACGCGCCGAACCTGGGTTCCAACGCAGAAGCACTGGCTGTTATTGCTGAAGCGGTTAAAGCAGCAGGCTACGAGCTGGGCAAAGACATCACCCTGGCGATGGACTGTGCAGCATCTGAATTCTACAAAGACGGTAAATACGTTCTGGCTGGCGAAGGCAACAAAGCATTCACCTCCGAAGAATTCACTCACTTCCTGGAAGAACTGACCAAACAGTATCCGATCGTGTCTATCGAAGACGGTCTGGACGAATCTGACTGGGACGGTTTCGCATACCAGACTAAAGTACTGGGCGACAAAATCCAGCTGGTTGGTGACGATCTGTTTGTAACCAACACCAAGATCCTGAAAGAAGGTATCGACAAAGGCATCGTTAACTCCATCCTGATCAAATTCAACCAGATCGGTTCTCTGACCGAAACTCTGGCTGCGATCAAAATGGCGAAAGACGCTGGCTACACCGCTGTCATCTCTCACCGTTCAGGCGAAACTGAAGACGCTACCATCGCTGACCTGGCTGTTGGTACCGCTGCAGGCCAGATCAAAACCGGTTCTATGAGCCGTTCTGACCGCGTTGCTAAATACAACCAGCTGATTCGTATCGAAGAAGCTCTGGGTGAACAAGCGCCGTACAACGGTCGTAAAGAGATCAAAGGCCAGGCATAATCCTGTTCTTTAGTTCTTAACGTAAAAACCCGCCTCGGCGGGTTTTTTTATGCCTTTAAAGCAGTAGCGGTAAGGTCGCGCTGGCGGTTTGCTGACTTACATCGCTGTACTTTTCATCCAGCGTAATCAGCGACGTGGTGAGCAGTTCTACCAACAGCATCACACCCACCTTTGCATTTAGCGCTCCAGCGCTCAGCGGGCCTTCGGGTTTGGCTGCAACCAGTTGGATATCACTCAACGAAGCCAGCGGGCTGCGTGGCGTATTACTCAGCGCCAGTACGCGTACGCCTTGCTTACGCGCAAGTTTAACCACATGTAGCAGGTCGCGAGTAGAGCCTGAACTGGAAATCGCTACCACCAGTGAGTCTTTGGAAAGCGTTGTGGCATTCATGGCGGCACGGTGCATGTCGCTGAACAGTTGTACAGGTTTGCCAAGGCGCAAAAGTTTGTAATGTAGATATTCCCCCAGAATCGCACTGGCCGCCACGCCATAAATTTGTACCGATTGCGCCTGGTGCAACGCGAGGGTTGCCGCTTCCAGTAATGTCCTGTCGAGTAATTTTGCTGTGTCTTGTAACGCCTGAATGGATTCATTGACTACATTGTCAATCTCATCACCGCTGTGTTCCACCGGCTGTCCGTGCTGGAGATCAAGTGCCAGCGCCATCTTAAATT
It encodes:
- the pyrG gene encoding glutamine hydrolyzing CTP synthase, giving the protein MTTNYIFVTGGVVSSLGKGIAAASLAAILEARGLNVTMMKLDPYINVDPGTMSPIQHGEVFVTEDGAETDLDLGHYERFIRTKMSRRNNFTTGRIYSDVLRKERRGDYLGATVQVIPHITNAIKERVLAGGEGHDVVLVEIGGTVGDIESLPFLEAIRQLAVDIGREHALFMHLTLVPYLAAAGEVKTKPTQHSVKELLSIGIQPDILVCRSDRAIPANERAKIALFCNVPEKAVISMKDVDSIYKIPGLLKSQGLDDYICKRFSLNCPEANLSEWEQVIYEEANPAGEVTIGMVGKYIELPDAYKSVIEALKHGGLKNRVTVNIKLIDSQDVETRGVEILKDLDAILIPGGFGYRGVEGKIATARFARENNIPYLGICLGMQVALIEFARNVVGMDNANSTEFVPDCKYPVVALITEWRDEDGNVEVRTEKSDLGGTMRLGAQQCQLDDESLVRKLYGTPTIVERHRHRYEVNNMLLKQIEAAGLRVAGRSGDDQLVEIIEVPNHPWFVACQFHPEFTSTPRDGHPLFAGFVKAASEHQKRQAK
- the eno gene encoding phosphopyruvate hydratase; amino-acid sequence: MSKIVKIIGREIIDSRGNPTVEAEVHLEGGFVGMAAAPSGASTGSREALELRDGDKSRFMGKGVLKAVGAVNGPIAQALLGKDAKDQAGIDKIMIDLDGTENKSNFGANAILAVSLANAKAAAAAKGLPLYAHIAELNGTPGKFSMPVPMMNIINGGEHADNNVDIQEFMIQPVGAKSLKEAVRMGSEVFHNLAKVLKAKGMNTAVGDEGGYAPNLGSNAEALAVIAEAVKAAGYELGKDITLAMDCAASEFYKDGKYVLAGEGNKAFTSEEFTHFLEELTKQYPIVSIEDGLDESDWDGFAYQTKVLGDKIQLVGDDLFVTNTKILKEGIDKGIVNSILIKFNQIGSLTETLAAIKMAKDAGYTAVISHRSGETEDATIADLAVGTAAGQIKTGSMSRSDRVAKYNQLIRIEEALGEQAPYNGRKEIKGQA
- a CDS encoding MurR/RpiR family transcriptional regulator → MSENENLLLRLRQGLDGYSRTQQKLGEYVLSDPARVVYLTITELARESDTSEASVTRLCRTLGCKGYNEFKMALALDLQHGQPVEHSGDEIDNVVNESIQALQDTAKLLDRTLLEAATLALHQAQSVQIYGVAASAILGEYLHYKLLRLGKPVQLFSDMHRAAMNATTLSKDSLVVAISSSGSTRDLLHVVKLARKQGVRVLALSNTPRSPLASLSDIQLVAAKPEGPLSAGALNAKVGVMLLVELLTTSLITLDEKYSDVSQQTASATLPLLL